ttttgtttgtgcAGTAACCGAGTAATTACAAATGTCTGGTAGATAACTACTCTACAATGTCAGCATGAAATATAAGTGATGCGGCTAAACCATTGTTACTAACAAAAACAGTAGTCTCAGATACTTTAACGAtcaaaacgattttttctttgttttctattttagCCTACTTTGGGCGTTGCCTCGTCGGAATCAGCTCTCTTGTATGTTATTCTCTGTCCTGTTGGGTCTTACTTCAAAACTTCTTCTGAGCAGGAAGGTGTTTCGCTACTTGCAGATCCTCGATATACACGAGCATGGCCTGGTGGCTGTGGTGATCGTAAAATGGGAAGCAACTACGCGCCAACGATTCAAATACAAAGAGAGGCTCTAGAAAAAGGCCTACAACAAGTACTGTGGCTTTATGGTGATGATGATCAATTAACGGAGGTCGGGACCATGAACATTTTCATGTTTTACATCAATGAAAACGGCGGCAAGTTCAATCTCTTGCTAAGGAACTATATGAAAGTTTTTTCTGTATCGATGAGTGAGCTAATGATCTCTCATATGTTACAGAGAAGGAATTGATTACGCCACCATTGAACGGACTGATCCTACCAGGCATCACAAGGCAATCTATTCTGACGTTGTCTAGAGAATGGGGTCAATTTAAAGTCAGTGAGAGAGTGATCACTATGCAAGAAGTCTGTCGCCTGTTATCTGAGAATAGGGTAAGTTCTTTGCATCAATTCAGTATTCTATCTGAAGCAAAGTGAATCgggaaaaatttctaatcgTTCAATTGTATCGTTTACTACGTAGAAGTTAAGTTTATACACGCATTTATAATGAAAAGTATAGCTCGACTTCCAAGTGTTTCAAGGCCGATGAGATAGCATACTTTTCTACGTGGCTTCTAAAACATCACTATGAAAGTCGTAATAAATCTGTCtcatttgaaatctttttACTGCCGAATTTACGTAAAACAAACAGAATTTCGTTATCACAATTTTGATAATGGCATATTTGAGTATAACGTTATatctttttcaattaaacCAAATGACACGAGATACGGATTATATTATACCACAGAGCAAATGGCGTGATGACAGGTGAATTTGAGCAGAAACACATAAATTTGTGAGGGTAATCTCACGTCGGGATGAATTGAAGCACTTGCCTCGTTCATATGTAACTTGTTCTGGACATTTTTGCATTTATTTATAGATTGCCCGACTTGTTTATACTTCTGATACCGTCCTGTATAATCGAAGCTGCTTCGTTTCCATTCCAGTATTATGAACTGAcgattgtttttgtttctagTTACTGGAGCTTTTTGGAGCTGGTACAGCATGTGTAGTTAGTCCCATTTCATATATCAAATACATTGACCAGGGACTACATATTCCAACGATGGAGCAGCCAAACCCAGTcttcaaaatgtttttgaaacatttGACTGAAATCCAATATGGATATCTGCCAAATCATCCCTGGGCATTCCCACTGGATTAAAATAAGTGACTGAATATACAACGATCCCAATGAACTTTCCTGTTTTGTACGCAGTTGGAAATTGTTACAAAACAAATCCTGGATCTTGTATTTTCATGATTGAATTCCCAACAATATGTCGAATGAATACCGTGAGTTTTAACCAATTGGTGTTACAGACTAgggttcacgtttttttcttgtaaaattaGATAGGATTTCATAatgtgatataaaaaaaattgtttgatttccaactgattttatttatttgtgatCGTTAGTGCAcgataatttgtttttaaatctTAGATTGATTTTACAATGTCAAAATATCATCAGACTAGATAGACAAGTTGATCTATCCCTGCTGTTACGTAAACTTGATAATGTTGTCTCAGTCACTTGTACAGCACATATCTTGCACCGTTTTGCAAGAAATTATGAGAATATGTGAGTAAATGCAATGTTATAGATATACTTTAAATTAAGTGCAATGTTAACTAggtcattttaattttacattaaGTACTTTTGTATAAATACATGCTTTGAAAGAATAGAGATTGAAACTGAAAACCTGAGTGAGGAGGCAGAATCTGagaattcaaatttaacaCTATTATCAATGACGTAGTAATTCATTGCAGTATTTATTTTGTTGatggatgaatttgaaattgactGAATCTTTTTGGAAAATGACGTTGATGTAGGgtacaaataaattgattttagcGTTGTAAAATAGTCCGGCATTTTTGGGGTAACAAATTATTTGTGTCagaatcaattttaaaaaccCTTTTCCCACTGAACGAGAATTACGAGCAAAATCCTGGGTCCAGTTGCtggaaaaatgtgaaatttcttttccgcTTTTCAGGTACATCTTCTGACCCGCTGTTTGCAGCATCTGTAAACGATAAGTAATCGTTCTTTATCGCACAATTACGGCGATACAGGATctgaaaaaagtattcggatgttTTTAGTAAGGGACAAATTTGCGACCGCACAAATTTGAATGGGCTGACTTTCCCCTTTTTGCGATTTATAAAAGCACGAGCTTTCATCTGAGGATCTACATACTTGTAAAAACggggttatttttttttacaaaagtttTATTCTAATTGCAAGTTGTTACTTGAGTTTTCACTTTACAGTTTGATATGTGTATTTTTGTGCttaaattatacttgaatCTCGAATTcacttaattatttattattatttgttttggACTTTCACTTCTACCATTTCCgtacacctccaaccacctccgaccacttTCGTCCTCCTCATCCCCCTGCTCCGCCATGTATTCTATAACAttgatattcataattattccaacaacttttcatttgctctctccgtcttgaattttcgttggCATAGAATCggaacgctgttttagctagtcgcaagtaaAGTATTTACGTTGGGTGGAGAAgcagaattatttttcgaaaagtgttcgtatggaaaaaaattcggagtAGCTATAATACATCACGcgtgcgctaattttgatccagatgaaatggatgctccgtatattaGACGGTgtttaacgcagtgtcctgatttaaagacTTCAAAGGTGATTATCAgcgattgttttttttgttgggGACAGCATCCAACTGTCATAGAACGGCAGcattattagctgacccgttaactgaagaatatatctagtcaacggctgaccatcgaagggcctagccACTTGAGTCTCGAATCAGTAGGAAAGATAAaatgcgtatttcttgtctcaTTGTGAAATGTTGAAACTAAAACTGAAATCATTAtgcatcatatcatatcatcgtacatcatacatcatacatcatgaTACATCATACACAGTattgaagttcgaaaccaaagtttggatgttcggatgttcgaAAAGTAACGTCACCAAAATTTGACGTCATCGATTTGAGATTCAGCTAACCGAATTCTTCAGTCtcgaaacaaccgcgcagtggagcggacggatgagaatcgcgctccgcaaatttcgagtaccgggttctcaacctcctggatcctgcgctcggGGTCCGGTACCTAGTGAAaatcgacttccaggacaaaaGCTACGTAGTTtttgcgctccaggtccgcgacctggtgaaactcgacttccttgacaagcgctccgtagttctggctgtccaggtccttgacctggtgacttttgaccttccggactaattttcaagtttacaagtttgattaaTGGAAACGTCATGTTTTATACTATCGAACCAATAAGCATGCTTCGGAGAACATTTTGAATCGGTAAAAGAACCAAACGACCAGAAACAAACATATTGCAATTGCAATTGGGCATGAATCctcacacaatatttttgacgtGTTCTAATATTCGAAATATtaattagtattcgaggtgtaacccgaggtggttatcggtgatTGTTGGAGGtagtcggaggtggacgaggatttgtgcacggtgagtaaaacattttcatgATATTTTCTGGCATTTGTAATTGTATTTtgtctaaaatatttcaaacttgtcatgtttacaataaattatttcaattcatttttcgcgcaagcacaaattcaatAGTTATAA
This genomic stretch from Neodiprion pinetum isolate iyNeoPine1 chromosome 6, iyNeoPine1.2, whole genome shotgun sequence harbors:
- the Bcat gene encoding branched-chain-amino-acid aminotransferase, cytosolic yields the protein MVHFRRKLLSHGGLLRQLKQHIRWSSSLKIRNDEVVSPDRSFKYADLSVRLAAPHQLHPKPEVSALSFGKYFTDHMLKVFYYEALGGWQTPEITPLENLVLHPAAKVLHYAVELFEGMKAYRGVDGKIRLFRPDLNMDRMNASALRSGLPTFNSTELINCINRLISIDQEWVPHSEASSLYIRPTLIGIDPTLGVASSESALLYVILCPVGSYFKTSSEQEGVSLLADPRYTRAWPGGCGDRKMGSNYAPTIQIQREALEKGLQQVLWLYGDDDQLTEVGTMNIFMFYINENGEKELITPPLNGLILPGITRQSILTLSREWGQFKVSERVITMQEVCRLLSENRLLELFGAGTACVVSPISYIKYIDQGLHIPTMEQPNPVFKMFLKHLTEIQYGYLPNHPWAFPLD